The proteins below come from a single Gordonia sp. X0973 genomic window:
- a CDS encoding peroxiredoxin, whose translation MALLTIGDQFPAYNLTAVIGGDLSAVDAQQPDDYFTQVSSDDFAGKWRIVFFWPKDFTFVCPTEIAAFGKLNDEFADRDAQVLGASVDNEFVHFQWRAQHEDLKTLPFPMMSDIKRELAQATGVLNADGVADRATFIVDPNNEIQFVSVTAGSVGRNVDEVLRVLDALQSDELCACNWRKGDPTIAAGDLMSASV comes from the coding sequence ATGGCTCTCTTGACGATCGGCGACCAGTTCCCCGCCTACAACCTGACCGCGGTGATCGGCGGCGACCTCTCGGCCGTCGACGCCCAGCAGCCCGACGACTACTTCACCCAGGTCTCCAGCGACGACTTCGCCGGCAAGTGGCGCATCGTCTTCTTCTGGCCCAAGGACTTCACCTTCGTCTGCCCCACCGAGATCGCCGCCTTCGGCAAGCTCAACGACGAGTTCGCCGACCGCGACGCCCAGGTGCTCGGGGCCTCGGTGGACAACGAGTTCGTCCACTTCCAGTGGCGCGCACAGCACGAGGACCTCAAGACCCTGCCGTTCCCGATGATGTCGGACATCAAGCGTGAGCTGGCGCAGGCCACCGGCGTGCTCAACGCCGACGGCGTGGCCGACCGCGCCACCTTCATCGTCGACCCGAACAACGAGATCCAGTTCGTCTCCGTGACCGCCGGGTCGGTCGGGCGCAACGTCGACGAGGTGCTGCGCGTCCTCGACGCCCTGCAGTCCGACGAGCTGTGCGCGTGCAACTGGCGCAAGGGCGACCCGACGATCGCCGCCGGCGACCTGATGAGCGCGAGCGTCTGA
- a CDS encoding PAC2 family protein → MDFRPDEPGNPAEHSSLYELEFPAPQVAKSTGAGPVLVHALDGFADAGNAVALAARHLRESLDSELVATFHTDELIDYRSRRPVMDFSGQAFTGVEMPTLTVHAVRDNAGEPFLLLSGSEPDLRWERFTEAVRGLSDEFGVSDVVGLNAIPMAVPHTRPATVTAHGSDVEFLGDLPRWGSPMKLPGSASMLLELRLGEAGYRTSGISVHVPHYLAQSTYPAAASRLLSTLGSLTGLDLPTKALDSAADTLRVQIDDELSNNGEVASVVSALESQYDAYTEAAEQQASLLAADEPLPSADEIGDEFQRYLAEQARLDQDGRDDEGGTPHPDAS, encoded by the coding sequence ATGGACTTCCGGCCCGATGAGCCCGGCAACCCCGCCGAGCACAGCTCGTTGTACGAGCTGGAGTTCCCCGCGCCCCAGGTCGCCAAGAGCACCGGCGCGGGGCCCGTGCTGGTGCACGCACTCGACGGATTCGCCGACGCGGGCAACGCCGTCGCCCTGGCCGCCCGCCACCTGCGCGAGAGCCTCGACTCCGAACTGGTCGCCACCTTTCACACCGACGAGCTGATCGACTACCGGTCGCGCCGTCCGGTGATGGATTTCTCCGGCCAGGCCTTCACCGGTGTCGAGATGCCGACGCTGACCGTCCACGCCGTCCGGGACAACGCCGGTGAGCCGTTCCTGCTGCTCTCCGGCTCGGAACCCGACCTGCGCTGGGAGCGCTTCACCGAAGCGGTCCGCGGTCTGTCGGACGAGTTCGGCGTGAGCGACGTCGTCGGCCTCAACGCCATCCCGATGGCCGTTCCGCACACCCGCCCCGCGACGGTCACCGCGCACGGCAGCGACGTCGAGTTCCTCGGCGACCTGCCGCGCTGGGGATCGCCCATGAAACTGCCCGGCAGCGCGTCGATGCTGCTGGAACTGCGGTTGGGCGAGGCCGGCTACCGCACGTCGGGCATCTCGGTCCACGTGCCGCACTACCTGGCCCAGTCGACCTACCCGGCGGCCGCGTCGCGCCTGCTGAGCACCCTCGGCTCGCTGACCGGCCTCGACCTGCCGACGAAGGCCCTCGACAGCGCCGCGGACACCTTGCGGGTCCAGATCGACGACGAGCTGTCCAACAACGGCGAGGTCGCCTCGGTGGTGTCCGCGCTGGAGTCCCAGTACGACGCCTACACCGAGGCCGCCGAGCAGCAGGCCTCCCTGTTGGCCGCCGACGAGCCGCTGCCCAGCGCCGACGAGATCGGCGACGAGTTCCAGCGCTACCTCGCCGAGCAGGCGCGCCTGGACCAGGACGGACGCGACGACGAGGGCGGGACACCGCACCCCGACGCATCGTGA
- a CDS encoding nitroreductase family deazaflavin-dependent oxidoreductase, protein MSDTTPQEYAPSPAAWVREQVEQYEGSGGTAGTTLRDTDMPVVILTMRGAKTGKIRKVPLMRVEHDGDYLAVASKGGAPSNPQWFNNIVDTAANPTITVRDGATVGEYRARPITDDAQRAQWWERAVAAYPPYADYAKKTSRTIPLFLLTPVG, encoded by the coding sequence ATGAGCGATACGACACCCCAGGAGTACGCACCCAGCCCCGCCGCTTGGGTCCGCGAGCAGGTCGAACAGTACGAGGGGTCGGGCGGCACCGCAGGCACGACGCTGCGCGACACCGACATGCCCGTCGTCATCTTGACGATGCGCGGCGCGAAGACCGGCAAGATCCGCAAAGTCCCGCTGATGCGCGTCGAACACGACGGGGACTACCTCGCCGTCGCCTCGAAGGGCGGCGCGCCGAGCAACCCCCAATGGTTCAACAACATCGTCGACACGGCGGCCAACCCCACGATCACGGTCCGCGACGGCGCGACCGTCGGCGAATACCGGGCGCGACCGATCACCGACGATGCGCAGCGCGCCCAGTGGTGGGAGCGGGCGGTGGCCGCCTACCCGCCGTACGCGGACTACGCGAAGAAGACCTCCCGCACCATCCCGCTGTTCCTCCTCACCCCGGTCGGCTGA
- a CDS encoding RNA helicase, with protein sequence MSNAIGADSALRVSADPSAAFDEFSAWAARGGLTPYPHQEEALLEAASGSHVILATPTGSGKSLVATGAIAFARARGERAVYTAPIKALVSEKFFALCEVFGADQVGLATGDATVNPGAPIVCATAEVVANIALRDGPGSDIGLLVADEFHYYGDPDRGWAWQVPLVELPHTQFLLMSATLGAVEVFVEDLHRRTGRDVAAVTDAIRPVPLEFSYTLTPIHETIETLVADGRAPVYVVHFTQAAAVERAQALLSAKIADKARKEAIAEAIGDFHFGTGFGKTLSKLLRSGIGVHHAGMLPRYRRLVERLAQQGLLQVVAGTDTLGVGINVPIRTVLFASLSKYDGRRVRRLRAREFHQIAGRAGRAGFDTVGYVVAQAPEHDVENARLVAKAGDDPKKLRKVVRRKPPEGFVSWGEKTFEALTTAPDEPLRSHMRMTTAMLMEVLARPGDCFAALRHLLEDNHEPRARQLALIGHTIALYRDLLDTGIVTRLPHPDATGKGIALAVDVPANFALTNPLSAFALAAFELLDAESSNYVHDVVSVIEATLDDPRPVLMAQRKAARDTAMAEFKASGMEYEERMARLEEITWPQPLREEIEHAFGVYRRGHPWVASTPPSPKSVLREMLEADMTFNELIAKHGLARSEGVVLRYLSDAYRSLRSGLPQALLDHPGIAEVTENLGAMIRDTDSSLLDEWSELAATDD encoded by the coding sequence TTGAGCAACGCGATCGGCGCTGACTCCGCACTGCGGGTCAGCGCCGATCCTTCTGCGGCCTTCGACGAGTTCTCCGCCTGGGCGGCGCGCGGCGGATTGACGCCCTACCCCCACCAGGAGGAGGCGCTGCTCGAGGCCGCGTCCGGGAGCCACGTCATCCTGGCCACCCCGACCGGGTCGGGCAAATCCCTCGTCGCCACCGGTGCGATCGCCTTCGCCCGCGCCCGCGGCGAGCGCGCCGTCTACACGGCGCCGATCAAGGCCCTGGTCAGCGAGAAGTTCTTCGCCCTCTGCGAGGTATTCGGGGCCGACCAGGTAGGGCTGGCGACGGGGGACGCGACCGTCAACCCGGGTGCGCCGATCGTCTGCGCCACCGCCGAGGTCGTCGCCAACATCGCCCTGCGCGACGGCCCCGGCTCCGACATCGGTCTGCTGGTGGCCGACGAATTCCACTATTACGGCGACCCGGACCGGGGCTGGGCCTGGCAGGTCCCGCTGGTCGAACTCCCGCACACGCAGTTCCTGTTGATGTCGGCGACGCTCGGCGCGGTGGAGGTCTTCGTCGAGGATCTGCACCGCCGCACCGGGCGCGACGTCGCGGCGGTCACCGATGCGATACGACCGGTCCCCCTCGAGTTCTCCTACACCCTCACCCCGATCCACGAGACCATCGAGACCCTGGTCGCCGACGGTCGCGCACCGGTCTACGTCGTCCACTTCACCCAGGCGGCCGCGGTCGAGCGGGCCCAGGCGCTGTTGAGCGCCAAGATCGCCGACAAGGCCCGGAAGGAGGCGATCGCCGAGGCGATCGGCGACTTCCACTTCGGCACCGGGTTCGGCAAGACGCTCTCCAAACTCCTGCGCTCGGGCATCGGCGTCCACCACGCCGGGATGCTGCCCCGCTACCGGCGCCTCGTCGAGCGACTCGCCCAGCAGGGCCTGCTGCAGGTCGTCGCCGGCACCGACACACTCGGCGTCGGCATCAACGTCCCCATCCGGACGGTGTTGTTCGCCTCGCTGAGCAAATACGACGGCCGGCGGGTGCGCCGGTTGCGGGCGCGCGAATTCCACCAGATCGCCGGGCGGGCGGGACGCGCTGGATTCGACACCGTCGGCTACGTGGTCGCGCAGGCACCCGAGCACGACGTGGAGAACGCCCGGTTGGTCGCCAAGGCCGGCGACGACCCGAAGAAGCTGCGCAAGGTCGTGCGGCGCAAGCCCCCGGAGGGCTTCGTCTCGTGGGGTGAGAAGACCTTCGAGGCGCTGACCACCGCCCCCGACGAACCCCTGCGCTCACACATGCGGATGACCACGGCGATGTTGATGGAGGTCCTCGCCCGCCCGGGCGACTGCTTCGCCGCGCTGCGCCACCTGCTGGAGGACAACCACGAGCCGCGGGCGCGGCAACTCGCCCTCATCGGGCACACCATCGCGCTGTACCGCGATCTGCTCGACACCGGGATCGTCACCCGTCTCCCGCACCCGGACGCGACGGGCAAGGGCATCGCGCTGGCCGTCGACGTGCCGGCGAACTTCGCGCTCACCAACCCGCTGTCGGCATTCGCCCTGGCGGCGTTCGAGCTGCTCGACGCGGAGTCGTCGAACTACGTGCACGACGTCGTCTCGGTCATCGAAGCCACCCTCGACGACCCTCGCCCGGTCCTCATGGCCCAGCGCAAGGCCGCGCGCGACACGGCGATGGCCGAGTTCAAGGCCTCGGGAATGGAATACGAGGAGCGGATGGCGCGCCTGGAGGAGATCACCTGGCCGCAACCGCTGCGCGAGGAGATCGAGCACGCCTTCGGCGTCTACCGCCGCGGGCACCCCTGGGTGGCGTCGACTCCCCCGTCGCCGAAATCGGTGCTGCGGGAGATGCTCGAGGCGGATATGACCTTCAACGAGTTGATCGCCAAACACGGCCTGGCCCGCAGCGAGGGCGTCGTGCTGCGCTATCTGTCCGACGCGTATCGGTCGCTGCGCAGCGGTCTACCCCAAGCGCTGCTCGACCACCCGGGCATCGCGGAGGTCACCGAGAACCTAGGCGCGATGATCCGCGACACCGATTCCAGCCTGCTCGACGAATGGTCCGAACTCGCCGCGACCGACGACTGA
- a CDS encoding DUF4192 domain-containing protein has protein sequence MTQSLPTAYLDTASLLTAIPGLFGFRPEHSMVVVAFDADASIAVTARHDVELESGEPTARMRESIADVAAVCLRTGAVATAVVVADDRHALDSPVYRRLVAEMNAALVAVGVPGGVSAGFVLAEFAQGQPWRTMWWELDGPGPRGCDPAVPHLIGVADPGYGCGLLGDPKSSPVALERSLTSGRVVMDSRGELADSLAGTDQHCTDLACGGRPRRPRVSASRGSGAALLRSALDLLTGPEPPEMTCATVSLLGRALIRLDVRDALMTLGAGEHRYVAETVWRELTRRTDGRQRASAATMLAHLYYLGGEGTSAGIALDVALAADPGWNLARLLDSALAGGVHPSMIWELLVESYVVGATLGVELPAMTPNHDT, from the coding sequence ATGACGCAAAGCCTGCCCACCGCCTACCTCGACACCGCCAGCCTGCTCACCGCGATCCCCGGACTGTTCGGCTTCCGGCCCGAGCACTCGATGGTGGTCGTCGCCTTCGACGCCGACGCCTCGATCGCGGTCACCGCCCGCCACGACGTGGAATTGGAGAGCGGCGAGCCGACCGCGCGGATGCGGGAATCGATCGCCGACGTCGCGGCGGTCTGTCTGCGCACCGGCGCGGTGGCCACCGCGGTCGTCGTGGCCGACGACCGCCACGCCCTGGATTCACCGGTCTACCGCCGTCTCGTGGCCGAGATGAACGCCGCTCTGGTCGCCGTCGGCGTGCCGGGCGGCGTGAGCGCCGGGTTCGTCCTGGCCGAGTTCGCGCAGGGCCAGCCGTGGCGCACGATGTGGTGGGAGTTGGACGGCCCGGGTCCGCGCGGTTGCGACCCCGCCGTGCCGCATCTGATCGGCGTCGCCGACCCCGGCTACGGATGCGGGCTGCTCGGCGACCCGAAGTCGTCGCCGGTGGCCCTCGAGCGCTCGCTGACCAGCGGGCGCGTCGTCATGGACAGCCGCGGAGAGCTGGCGGACTCACTGGCCGGGACCGACCAGCACTGCACCGACCTCGCCTGCGGCGGACGCCCGCGTCGGCCGCGCGTCAGCGCATCGAGGGGCAGTGGCGCGGCACTGCTGCGCTCGGCGCTGGACCTGCTGACCGGACCGGAACCGCCCGAAATGACCTGTGCGACGGTCAGTCTGCTCGGCAGGGCGCTGATCCGCCTCGACGTGCGCGACGCGCTGATGACCCTCGGCGCGGGGGAGCACCGATACGTCGCCGAAACGGTGTGGCGGGAGCTGACGCGGCGGACCGACGGCCGACAACGGGCCAGTGCCGCCACGATGCTCGCCCACCTGTACTACCTGGGCGGCGAGGGCACCAGCGCGGGCATCGCGCTCGACGTCGCGCTGGCGGCAGACCCCGGGTGGAACCTGGCCCGGCTGCTGGACTCGGCCCTGGCCGGGGGTGTCCACCCGTCGATGATCTGGGAACTCCTCGTCGAGTCCTATGTCGTCGGCGCGACCCTGGGGGTCGAGTTGCCGGCGATGACCCCGAACCACGACACCTGA
- a CDS encoding aspartate aminotransferase family protein, translating to MSYSLWHGFADMGAVEKSGPFILTRGEGAYVFDDQDNRYIDATAGLWFTNIGHGRTEVADAVAKQLSRLAHYSGFGDHAADVSVELAERLSAMAPVPGSKIFFTSGGSDAVETAAKLARRYWHEVGQPEKTIMVGRSKAYHGMHVAGTSLAGIPANGEGYGELMPGVETVNWDDAKSLLGLIERVGAEKIAAFFCEPIIGAGGVYLPPDGYLDEVRGICRDHDILFVADEVVTGFGRIGGGAWFASSRFDLEPDMITTAKGLTSGYLPMGAVFIAPRLADPFFAGGVWWRHGYTYGGHAGSAAAALANLDILERENLLDRASALEGELAAAFTPLAQLDVVSEVRTGLGAVTAVQLADPSLAPAAVKELRRAGVVTRAAGQGALQVSPSFVMTAEQVDDMARRFGGALEQL from the coding sequence ATGAGCTATTCGCTGTGGCACGGATTCGCCGACATGGGCGCCGTGGAGAAGTCCGGTCCGTTCATCCTCACCCGCGGTGAGGGCGCCTACGTATTCGACGACCAGGACAACCGGTACATCGACGCCACCGCGGGCCTCTGGTTCACCAATATCGGACACGGCCGCACCGAGGTCGCCGACGCGGTGGCCAAGCAGCTCTCGCGCCTGGCGCACTACTCCGGCTTCGGCGATCACGCCGCGGACGTGTCGGTCGAACTCGCCGAGCGGCTCTCGGCGATGGCCCCGGTGCCGGGCAGCAAGATCTTCTTCACCTCGGGCGGCAGCGACGCGGTCGAAACCGCGGCGAAGCTGGCCCGCCGGTATTGGCACGAGGTCGGACAGCCGGAGAAGACGATCATGGTCGGCCGGTCGAAGGCCTACCACGGCATGCACGTCGCGGGCACGTCGTTGGCCGGCATCCCCGCCAACGGCGAGGGCTACGGCGAGCTGATGCCGGGTGTCGAGACCGTCAACTGGGACGACGCGAAGAGTCTGCTCGGGCTGATCGAGCGCGTGGGGGCCGAGAAGATCGCCGCGTTCTTCTGCGAGCCGATCATCGGCGCGGGCGGCGTCTACCTGCCGCCGGACGGCTACCTCGACGAGGTGCGCGGAATCTGCCGCGACCACGACATCCTCTTCGTCGCCGACGAGGTGGTCACCGGCTTCGGCCGCATCGGCGGCGGCGCCTGGTTCGCCTCGTCGCGGTTCGACCTGGAGCCGGACATGATCACCACGGCCAAGGGGTTGACATCGGGCTACCTGCCGATGGGCGCGGTCTTCATCGCGCCGCGGCTGGCCGATCCATTCTTCGCCGGCGGGGTCTGGTGGCGCCACGGCTACACCTACGGCGGCCACGCCGGCTCCGCGGCCGCCGCACTGGCCAACCTGGACATCCTGGAACGGGAGAACCTGCTCGACCGGGCGAGTGCGCTCGAGGGCGAACTCGCCGCGGCGTTCACGCCGTTGGCGCAGCTCGACGTCGTGTCCGAGGTCCGCACCGGCCTGGGCGCGGTCACCGCGGTCCAATTGGCCGACCCGTCGCTGGCGCCCGCCGCGGTCAAGGAACTGCGCCGCGCCGGTGTGGTCACCCGCGCCGCGGGTCAGGGTGCGCTGCAGGTCTCGCCGTCGTTCGTCATGACCGCCGAGCAGGTCGACGACATGGCCCGACGATTCGGCGGGGCGCTCGAACAGCTCTGA
- a CDS encoding carboxymuconolactone decarboxylase family protein encodes MSIDNLKEALPEYAKDLKLNLGTISRTTALGEQQLWGTLLATAAATRNTTVIAEIGDEAADILSAEAYNAALGAASIMGMNNVFYRGRGFLDGRYDDLRPGLRMNIIGNPGVDKVDFELWSLAVSAINGCEHCVGAHEATVREGGLDREAVLEALKVASIVAGVAQALTTKSALS; translated from the coding sequence ATGAGCATCGACAACCTCAAAGAGGCCCTGCCCGAATACGCCAAGGATCTCAAGCTCAACCTCGGCACCATCAGCCGCACCACCGCTCTGGGCGAGCAGCAGCTGTGGGGCACCCTGCTGGCCACCGCTGCCGCCACCCGCAACACGACGGTGATCGCCGAGATCGGCGACGAGGCCGCCGACATCCTGTCTGCCGAGGCGTACAACGCGGCGCTCGGCGCCGCGTCGATCATGGGCATGAACAACGTCTTCTACCGCGGTCGCGGCTTCCTCGACGGCCGCTACGACGACCTGCGGCCGGGCCTGCGGATGAACATCATCGGCAACCCGGGCGTCGACAAGGTCGATTTCGAACTGTGGTCGTTGGCCGTCTCGGCGATCAACGGCTGTGAGCACTGCGTGGGCGCCCACGAGGCGACCGTGCGGGAAGGCGGACTGGACCGCGAGGCGGTGCTCGAGGCGCTCAAGGTCGCCTCGATCGTCGCCGGCGTCGCCCAGGCACTCACCACCAAGAGTGCCCTGAGCTAG
- a CDS encoding hydrogen peroxide-inducible genes activator produces the protein MTDQSYQPSIAGLRAFATIARKLHFSAAATELGISQPALSQALAALEAGLGVRLVERTTRRVFLTSEGEALLPHATAVVRAVDEMLLAARGSEDPLRGGLRLGLIPTVAPYVLPAILAGTGAELPDLRLQVVEDQTARLLAQLREGTLDLALLALPLDAPGIAEIALYDEDFVLALPVGHRLAGRTAVDPADMADLPLLLLDEGHCLRDQALEVCQLAGIRPDLGQTRAASLSTAVQCVEGGLGVTLIPTTAVDAETAGGRLATATFAAPRPGRRIGLAFRESAGREEAYRRFGDLLTTMILGATPTLGVAPVAVSRPG, from the coding sequence ATGACCGATCAAAGTTATCAGCCGTCGATCGCCGGGTTGCGCGCCTTCGCCACCATTGCCAGAAAACTGCATTTCAGCGCTGCCGCAACGGAATTGGGCATCAGTCAGCCGGCCTTGTCGCAGGCCCTCGCAGCATTGGAGGCCGGCCTCGGCGTGCGGCTGGTGGAGCGGACGACGCGGCGTGTCTTCTTGACGTCCGAGGGCGAGGCCCTCCTGCCGCATGCGACCGCGGTGGTGCGCGCGGTCGACGAGATGCTGCTCGCCGCACGCGGTTCCGAGGACCCGCTGCGCGGCGGGCTCCGACTCGGGCTGATCCCGACGGTGGCACCCTATGTGCTGCCGGCGATCCTGGCCGGAACGGGCGCCGAGCTGCCCGATCTTCGCCTGCAGGTCGTCGAGGACCAGACCGCCCGTCTATTGGCCCAACTGCGCGAGGGCACCCTGGACCTCGCCCTGCTCGCCCTGCCGCTCGACGCACCGGGCATCGCCGAGATCGCCCTGTACGACGAAGACTTCGTCCTCGCACTCCCGGTCGGGCACCGGCTGGCGGGGCGCACAGCCGTGGATCCGGCCGACATGGCAGACCTGCCGCTTCTACTGCTCGACGAAGGGCACTGCCTTCGGGACCAGGCGCTCGAGGTGTGCCAGCTGGCCGGGATCCGCCCCGACCTCGGCCAGACCCGCGCGGCCTCGCTGTCGACCGCGGTCCAATGCGTGGAGGGCGGACTCGGGGTCACCCTGATCCCGACGACCGCCGTCGACGCGGAGACCGCGGGCGGGAGGCTGGCGACGGCGACCTTCGCTGCACCGCGTCCGGGTCGGCGGATCGGATTGGCGTTTCGCGAGTCGGCCGGCCGCGAAGAGGCCTATCGCCGGTTCGGCGACCTGCTGACGACGATGATCCTGGGTGCGACGCCGACCCTCGGCGTCGCACCGGTCGCGGTCAGCCGACCGGGGTGA